The following coding sequences lie in one Halorarum halophilum genomic window:
- a CDS encoding carbohydrate ABC transporter permease translates to MGTHETTETAEPTEETVDWETKLRYFLNSDFVRSSPYWGIPFVLMGIAVYGGIGFNVAISLTDAEGLTPPDYSNLDLEMYSAVLGNDAFLQAAQNNLVLLVVFTTICLIFGLFLAVLLDQGIRFDDKIQTIYLLPMSLSFVVTAQMWLWMFNRQNGILNIIVTAFGFDSIDWLGNPSIALGAIIFALIWQFSGYTMVVYLAGLRSIPTDQFEAARVDGASTTKTYLRVIVPQLKEASVSAAVVLMVFALKAFTFLYALTGRYRPPNGTDILATLMVRQAFKFGKWAYAAAIASFLMLMALGVIAPYLYYQYRQGSL, encoded by the coding sequence ATGGGTACGCACGAAACGACGGAGACGGCGGAACCGACCGAGGAGACGGTCGACTGGGAGACGAAACTCAGGTACTTCCTGAACAGCGACTTCGTCCGGTCGTCGCCCTACTGGGGAATCCCCTTCGTCCTGATGGGGATCGCCGTGTACGGGGGGATCGGCTTCAACGTCGCCATCTCGCTGACGGACGCGGAGGGACTGACCCCGCCCGACTACAGTAACCTCGACCTGGAGATGTACAGCGCGGTCCTCGGGAACGACGCGTTCCTCCAGGCCGCACAGAACAACCTGGTGCTGCTCGTCGTGTTCACGACGATCTGCCTGATCTTCGGACTGTTCCTCGCCGTCCTCCTCGATCAGGGGATCCGATTCGACGACAAGATCCAGACGATCTACCTCCTGCCGATGAGCCTCTCGTTCGTCGTCACGGCCCAGATGTGGCTCTGGATGTTCAACCGGCAGAACGGTATCCTCAACATCATCGTGACCGCGTTCGGGTTCGACTCGATCGACTGGCTCGGGAACCCGTCCATCGCGCTGGGGGCGATCATCTTCGCGCTCATCTGGCAGTTCAGCGGCTACACCATGGTCGTCTACCTGGCAGGGTTGCGCTCGATTCCGACCGACCAGTTCGAGGCGGCACGCGTCGACGGGGCGAGCACGACGAAGACCTACCTCCGGGTCATCGTCCCGCAGTTGAAGGAGGCGTCCGTCAGCGCGGCGGTCGTCCTGATGGTGTTCGCGCTCAAGGCGTTCACGTTCCTGTACGCGCTCACCGGTCGGTACCGCCCGCCGAACGGGACCGACATCCTGGCGACGCTGATGGTCCGGCAGGCGTTCAAGTTCGGCAAGTGGGCGTACGCCGCCGCCATCGCATCGTTCCTGATGCTCATGGCGCTCGGCGTCATCGCGCCGTACCTCTACTACCAGTACAGACAGGGGAGCCTCTGA